One genomic window of Leptospira paudalimensis includes the following:
- a CDS encoding TolC family protein produces the protein MKRILIIFLVLWNVSCIPALYERDKEDLKLPEQFENWESSEKAQKLQTEIWNQFFNEPQLISLIDTAIENNQELAVLEQEISIANNEVFSRQGEYLPKLSLQADGGSEQKERFSTPNANSPTLFAHGGLVMSWEIDIWKKLRNATKSAYLLYLASIEGKRYVVTNLVAEISDTYFELKSLDNQLTLIENYIEVLSKVKEMVVLQREAGRTTSLAVKRFEAEVAKNLARKYDIVQRIAITENRLNFLLGRFPERITRKSDDFLEITLPEIQKSVPVDLLENRPDIKQASLVLESRKLDIEVARARFYPSLKIDGNIGYEAFNSKHFKGTPVSLAYGLGGGIIAPLINRKAIEANYATANNLQIQAIYNYEVSLLKAFTEVTNQIVKIKNLSQKYDAKNKQVQNLRESVEISNILFKAGRIDYIDVLFSQRDFLEAQVEALELKYNLLEANVGLYKALGGGWRGQKEMDAERKNGSF, from the coding sequence ATGAAACGAATCTTAATCATATTCTTAGTTTTATGGAATGTTTCCTGTATTCCTGCTCTTTATGAAAGAGATAAGGAAGATTTAAAACTTCCAGAACAATTTGAAAATTGGGAATCTTCCGAGAAAGCTCAGAAGTTACAAACCGAAATTTGGAACCAGTTTTTTAACGAACCACAATTGATATCATTAATCGACACTGCGATCGAAAACAATCAGGAACTAGCTGTACTAGAACAAGAAATTAGTATCGCGAACAACGAAGTGTTTTCAAGACAAGGGGAATATTTACCAAAATTATCTCTCCAAGCAGACGGTGGTTCCGAACAGAAAGAGAGATTTAGCACACCTAACGCCAATTCACCGACATTATTTGCCCATGGTGGGCTTGTAATGAGCTGGGAAATTGACATTTGGAAAAAATTAAGAAATGCAACGAAATCCGCTTACCTACTTTACCTCGCGAGTATTGAAGGTAAGCGGTACGTTGTTACCAATTTAGTTGCTGAAATTTCAGATACGTATTTCGAGCTAAAATCCCTTGATAATCAATTAACTTTAATTGAAAACTATATAGAAGTTCTCTCTAAAGTAAAAGAGATGGTCGTATTACAAAGGGAAGCTGGTAGAACGACTTCGTTGGCAGTAAAAAGGTTTGAAGCGGAAGTAGCAAAAAACCTTGCTCGTAAATACGATATAGTCCAAAGAATAGCTATCACTGAAAACAGACTTAATTTTCTTTTGGGACGTTTCCCAGAACGAATTACTAGAAAGTCTGATGACTTTTTGGAAATTACACTCCCGGAAATTCAAAAATCTGTTCCTGTTGATCTTTTAGAAAACAGGCCCGATATCAAACAGGCAAGTTTGGTTTTAGAATCACGAAAATTAGACATTGAAGTAGCAAGAGCAAGATTTTATCCTTCACTTAAGATTGATGGGAATATTGGATATGAAGCATTTAATTCCAAACATTTTAAAGGAACACCTGTTTCGTTAGCTTATGGGTTAGGCGGTGGTATCATCGCACCACTCATCAATCGAAAGGCGATCGAAGCAAATTATGCAACAGCAAACAACCTACAAATCCAAGCCATATACAATTATGAAGTTTCACTTCTAAAAGCATTTACGGAAGTAACAAATCAAATTGTGAAAATCAAAAATTTATCACAGAAGTATGATGCAAAGAATAAACAGGTTCAAAATCTAAGAGAGTCCGTTGAGATTTCGAACATTTTATTTAAAGCGGGTAGAATTGATTACATTGATGTTTTGTTTAGCCAAAGAGATTTTTTAGAAGCCCAAGTCGAAGCACTTGAACTAAAATACAATCTATTAGAAGCGAATGTTGGATTGTATAAAGCACTTGGTGGTGGATGGCGTGGACAAAAAGAAATGGATGCTGAAAGGAAAAATGGAAGTTTTTAG
- a CDS encoding SDR family oxidoreductase translates to MKQTILITGASSGFGLILATKLHESGYNVIGTSRNPNLSKVPFKMLPLDIADDRSIKDFRNELFKYISQIDVLINNAGFYLSGLVEETSIEEGKKQFETNFWGTVKLTKELLPDFRKQKFGKIITVGSIMGLLNFPSASYYGASKHALEGFFKSLRFELNEFNIKVAMVEPMGFKTNIINNAVKAGIKIDNYNNYRSKLEKFSEDLFANAPEPTPVIDTLVKLIETKNPKFSHPVGKGASVILAIQHFAYQLFESSIIKNINRFKV, encoded by the coding sequence ATGAAACAAACAATTTTAATTACAGGTGCATCTTCGGGATTTGGATTGATTCTTGCAACCAAACTCCACGAATCTGGTTATAATGTCATCGGTACAAGCCGCAACCCAAATCTAAGCAAGGTGCCATTTAAGATGTTACCTTTAGATATTGCAGACGATCGTTCTATCAAGGATTTTCGCAATGAATTGTTCAAATACATTTCACAAATTGATGTTTTGATTAATAATGCTGGATTTTATCTTTCTGGTCTTGTTGAAGAAACTTCAATTGAAGAAGGAAAAAAACAATTTGAAACAAATTTTTGGGGAACAGTTAAACTAACAAAAGAGTTATTACCAGATTTTCGAAAACAGAAGTTTGGAAAAATAATCACAGTTGGTTCCATCATGGGACTCTTAAACTTTCCAAGTGCTTCCTATTATGGTGCTTCCAAACATGCATTAGAAGGATTTTTTAAATCCTTACGATTTGAATTAAATGAATTTAATATAAAAGTTGCTATGGTTGAACCAATGGGGTTTAAAACAAATATCATCAATAATGCGGTTAAAGCTGGAATCAAAATTGATAATTACAACAATTACCGAAGTAAACTTGAAAAGTTCTCCGAAGATTTGTTTGCAAATGCTCCTGAACCAACTCCTGTCATTGATACCTTAGTTAAATTAATCGAAACGAAAAATCCGAAATTTAGTCATCCAGTTGGGAAAGGTGCTTCTGTAATTTTAGCGATCCAACACTTTGCATATCAATTATTTGAAAGTTCCATCATCAAAAATATCAATCGGTTTAAGGTTTAA
- a CDS encoding efflux RND transporter periplasmic adaptor subunit, giving the protein MKLLKGLKHSFTSKILVTVFVLTSFLQMNCHSKNHEDKNALMATYPWKQDVIIDKNYVAQVKAIQRIEIRAFEKGYLTHIYMDEGKIVKKGQKLFQVMPMLVTAQYEKAKAEYESTQIEFENTEKLFKENVVSQTELSLIKARLKKNKAAMELAQVHLNLATVTAPFTGITDRFQVRLGSLVEEGTLLTTISDISKLWVYFNVSEKDYLNFSNARRSGDKPLKVKFLMANGEYFNHEGIADTIEGEFDSETGTIPFRATFPNPDRLLRHGETGNVVVKENLKEALLIPQKATFEVLDKRYVYTISSKGNLKSTEIKISNEIPHLFVVESGITDSDIILLEGLGKVHDGDIVKFNIETRENVMKSFELQAH; this is encoded by the coding sequence ATGAAACTTCTCAAAGGGCTCAAGCACTCTTTCACCTCAAAGATACTGGTTACAGTATTTGTATTAACATCTTTTCTTCAAATGAATTGTCATTCAAAGAACCATGAAGATAAAAACGCACTCATGGCGACCTATCCTTGGAAACAAGATGTGATCATTGATAAAAACTACGTAGCGCAAGTGAAGGCAATCCAACGTATCGAAATCAGAGCATTCGAAAAAGGATATCTAACCCATATCTATATGGATGAAGGTAAGATCGTAAAAAAAGGTCAAAAACTTTTCCAAGTAATGCCGATGTTAGTTACTGCTCAATACGAAAAAGCAAAAGCAGAATACGAATCAACACAAATCGAATTTGAGAATACTGAGAAGTTATTCAAAGAGAATGTTGTTTCCCAAACAGAATTATCTCTTATCAAAGCTAGACTGAAAAAAAATAAAGCAGCTATGGAATTGGCGCAAGTTCATTTAAATTTGGCAACTGTAACTGCACCTTTCACTGGAATCACAGATCGTTTCCAAGTGCGACTTGGAAGTTTAGTGGAAGAAGGAACTTTATTAACTACAATCTCTGACATTTCAAAACTTTGGGTTTACTTCAATGTTTCTGAAAAAGATTATCTTAACTTTTCCAATGCGCGAAGATCAGGGGACAAACCATTAAAAGTAAAATTCTTAATGGCTAATGGTGAATACTTCAATCACGAGGGAATTGCTGACACAATCGAAGGAGAATTCGATAGTGAAACAGGTACCATTCCTTTTAGAGCAACATTTCCAAATCCGGACAGATTATTACGTCATGGAGAAACAGGAAACGTTGTAGTGAAAGAAAATTTAAAAGAAGCCTTACTCATTCCACAAAAGGCTACTTTTGAAGTATTAGATAAACGCTATGTATACACAATATCAAGTAAAGGTAATTTAAAATCGACAGAGATAAAAATCTCAAATGAAATTCCTCACTTGTTTGTAGTAGAATCTGGTATCACTGACAGCGACATCATCCTTTTGGAAGGACTTGGTAAAGTTCATGATGGTGATATTGTAAAATTTAACATCGAAACTCGTGAGAACGTCATGAAAAGTTTCGAGTTACAGGCTCACTAG
- a CDS encoding NADP-dependent oxidoreductase, which yields MKAYQVTRYGKKEKLVLSEIPEPIPKESEVLVQVHATAINLLDSLIKNGDFKIFLPYKTPFTNGHDLAGVITKVGSNVTEFKVGDEVYARPADFHIGTFAQSIVVHQNDLAMKPKNVSMEEAASIPLVGLTSWQALVEIANVKKGQKVFIQAGSGGVGTFAIQLANHLGAFVATTTSESNAEMVKSLGADLVIDYKKEDFSILLKDYDVVLHSNRENEILKKSLSILKPGGILVSLTGPPTAEFAKKIGLGWPMQILMKILSYSVTQITKKLRVRFEFLFMKADGNQLSEITKLIELEK from the coding sequence ATGAAAGCATACCAAGTTACACGTTACGGTAAAAAAGAAAAATTGGTTTTATCGGAAATTCCAGAACCGATTCCAAAAGAAAGCGAAGTTTTGGTGCAAGTACATGCCACAGCCATTAATTTACTCGATTCATTGATCAAAAACGGAGATTTTAAAATTTTCCTTCCTTACAAAACTCCTTTTACCAATGGACACGATTTGGCTGGTGTTATTACAAAAGTGGGATCCAATGTAACTGAATTTAAGGTTGGAGATGAAGTGTATGCAAGACCCGCAGATTTTCATATCGGTACATTTGCACAATCCATTGTTGTACACCAAAATGATTTAGCAATGAAACCGAAGAATGTTTCGATGGAAGAGGCGGCTTCGATTCCTCTTGTTGGCCTTACTTCATGGCAAGCTCTTGTGGAGATTGCGAATGTCAAGAAAGGTCAAAAGGTATTTATACAAGCTGGATCTGGAGGAGTTGGAACATTTGCAATCCAATTGGCAAATCACTTAGGTGCATTTGTTGCGACAACAACAAGTGAATCAAATGCTGAAATGGTGAAAAGTTTAGGTGCTGATTTAGTAATAGACTATAAGAAAGAAGATTTTTCGATTCTTTTAAAAGATTATGATGTAGTATTACATAGCAATCGAGAGAATGAAATTCTTAAAAAATCTTTATCCATCTTAAAACCTGGAGGAATTTTAGTTTCCTTAACTGGACCCCCCACTGCAGAATTTGCAAAAAAAATTGGATTGGGATGGCCCATGCAAATTCTAATGAAAATACTGAGTTATTCAGTAACTCAGATAACAAAAAAACTGCGAGTTCGTTTTGAGTTTTTATTCATGAAGGCAGATGGTAATCAACTCAGTGAAATAACCAAATTAATAGAATTGGAAAAATAA
- a CDS encoding Zn-ribbon domain-containing OB-fold protein, with product MTPTESLTGIICKECQFKVAEVLDGCPSCGSDSVETVELKQSGTILSYTIVYIGFGHMAERAPYVLAIVQTEENVKLTTVIEGVVDFGTVKIGDKVRFKAIDEKIGPVFQY from the coding sequence ATGACGCCCACAGAATCCTTAACGGGAATAATTTGCAAAGAGTGCCAATTCAAAGTAGCAGAAGTATTAGATGGTTGCCCATCCTGTGGCAGTGATTCTGTTGAAACTGTTGAATTGAAACAATCTGGAACCATTCTTTCCTATACTATTGTTTACATTGGGTTTGGTCATATGGCAGAAAGAGCTCCATATGTTTTAGCAATTGTGCAAACAGAAGAAAATGTTAAACTAACTACCGTTATCGAAGGTGTGGTTGATTTTGGAACCGTTAAAATCGGTGACAAAGTTCGCTTCAAGGCGATTGATGAGAAAATCGGACCTGTGTTTCAATATTGA
- a CDS encoding glycoside hydrolase family 13 protein, protein MAWWKEAVIYQIYPRSFQDSNGDGIGDLEGIIQRLDYLAGSKDSLGIDAIWFSPVYPSPMFDFGYDISDYEEIDPVFGDIQTFKRLLKEAHKRGIRIIMDLVVNHTSHLHPWFIESRSSVNSPKRDWYIWKQANHNGPPNNWLGAFGGSGWEYDKRTGEYYFHSFLKEQPDLNWRNPDVEDAIFRMMKYWLDMGVDGFRLDVVNLYVKDEFFRNNASYFMKGPRPYDKQVHTYDRDRPEMHGILRRMRKLLDSYSEKRMFVGEIMQDFPGNVLLPATYCGRNDELHLAFNFMFLFSPWKAERFYQIVKDFESALGEDNWPNYTLSNHDFPRHITRYEKGDETLDRAKLAACMMLTLRGTPFLYYGEEIGMKRQKVPFNKIQDPVGKRYWPFHPGRDPERIPMPWDGSDTTGFTTGKPWLPLYEDSNTLNVESQKQDPNSLFFTYKKLIQIRKERKSLRKGKLKILLSDDKQALYYKRRDGKEETYIFLNFSSKPVRVSYPRKWNLNQILFSSKNRNASFELEKELDTGDLILHPNEAVIFAK, encoded by the coding sequence ATGGCATGGTGGAAAGAAGCAGTTATCTATCAAATTTATCCACGTAGTTTCCAAGATTCCAATGGGGATGGGATCGGAGACCTAGAAGGAATCATCCAACGATTGGATTATTTAGCAGGTTCCAAAGACTCACTAGGTATCGATGCTATTTGGTTTTCTCCTGTTTATCCTTCTCCCATGTTTGATTTTGGATATGATATTTCAGACTATGAAGAAATAGATCCCGTTTTTGGAGATATTCAGACCTTCAAACGCCTGCTAAAGGAAGCTCATAAACGAGGGATTCGCATTATCATGGATTTGGTAGTCAATCATACCTCCCACCTCCACCCTTGGTTTATTGAATCCAGATCATCTGTCAACAGTCCAAAACGAGATTGGTACATTTGGAAACAAGCAAACCACAATGGACCACCTAATAATTGGTTGGGTGCATTTGGCGGATCTGGTTGGGAATATGACAAACGTACTGGCGAATATTATTTTCACTCTTTTTTAAAAGAACAACCTGATCTCAATTGGCGTAATCCAGATGTGGAAGATGCCATCTTTCGGATGATGAAATACTGGCTCGATATGGGAGTAGATGGATTCCGATTGGATGTTGTCAACTTATATGTAAAAGATGAATTCTTTCGAAACAATGCTTCTTATTTTATGAAAGGTCCAAGACCTTACGACAAACAAGTGCATACATATGATCGTGACCGACCTGAAATGCATGGAATTTTAAGAAGGATGAGAAAACTTTTAGATTCATATTCCGAAAAACGTATGTTTGTTGGTGAAATCATGCAAGATTTCCCTGGAAATGTTTTACTTCCTGCTACCTATTGTGGTCGAAATGATGAACTTCACCTTGCCTTTAATTTTATGTTTTTATTTTCACCTTGGAAGGCGGAACGATTTTACCAAATTGTTAAGGACTTTGAATCAGCTTTAGGGGAAGATAATTGGCCAAACTATACTTTATCCAATCATGATTTTCCACGGCATATCACTCGTTACGAAAAGGGTGATGAGACTTTGGATCGTGCCAAACTTGCCGCCTGCATGATGTTAACCTTACGCGGAACTCCTTTCTTATACTATGGAGAGGAAATTGGTATGAAACGCCAAAAAGTCCCATTTAATAAAATCCAAGATCCAGTTGGAAAACGGTATTGGCCATTCCATCCTGGACGAGATCCGGAACGTATTCCAATGCCTTGGGATGGATCCGATACAACAGGTTTTACAACTGGCAAACCTTGGCTTCCACTTTATGAAGATTCAAATACACTCAATGTTGAATCTCAAAAACAGGATCCCAATTCTCTTTTTTTCACATATAAAAAACTGATTCAGATACGAAAGGAACGAAAATCACTTCGAAAAGGAAAACTAAAAATCCTCTTGAGTGACGACAAACAAGCGCTATACTACAAAAGGAGAGATGGAAAAGAGGAGACATATATATTTTTGAACTTCTCATCCAAACCAGTTCGAGTTTCTTACCCAAGAAAATGGAATCTGAATCAAATTTTATTCAGCTCTAAAAATCGAAACGCATCTTTTGAGTTAGAAAAGGAATTGGATACCGGCGATTTGATTTTGCACCCAAATGAAGCAGTTATTTTTGCAAAATAA
- a CDS encoding efflux RND transporter permease subunit, with the protein MFTKFLQRPVLAIVISVLVVFVGLISIKNIPVSQFPEIAPPRVTITLSFPGASAQVLVQSTITTLEQAINGVAGMRYMISSSTSSGDAIIQVLFDPGTNPNDALVQVKTRVDQMMYRVPELVRLEGIFVQPVQPSMLLYVNLYSKDPNASEKFLYNYATVFLLPELKRIHGIGQAKILGTRQYAMRVWLNPDRMRAYNVTTAEVMKAIEDQSIIARPGRLGQSSGKQAQSLEYTLTYEGWFNEPGQYENIIIRAKNGGELLYLKDISKVELDSEFYNIYSDVDGHPAAAIMFKQTEGSNAKVVIEDIKAKLEELKQTFPPEMDYKLSYDVSNFIDAAIEKVIHTLVEAFVLVAIVVFIFLGDWRSTLIPIIAVPVSLIGAFSFMMALGLTINLITLFAMVLAIGIVVDDAIVVVEAVHAKMAEDHLSVYLSVKAVLGEISGAVIAITLLMTAVFVPVTFLPGPVGVFYRQFAITMATSIVLSGIVALTLTPVLTAMILKPHTHNKKSHNPIDLFLEKFNFYFEILTEKYVSLMHKFSGSKVFIVSLLLFFAVGFVFLSQLVPAGFVPGEDQGMIYAVIQTPPGSTIEKTNDVARKLQEIALKIEGVDSVASLAGYEILTEGEGSNAGTCLISLKDWSERKNSVHDVMEELEHKTKNFGAIIEFFEPPAVPGFGAAGGVMFRLLDKTNSGDYTAFDKVHVEFMEELKKREELTGLFSFYSAKFPQLEVKLDRKLAMQKGVNIGDAMDNLDILVGSTYEQGFIRFNQFFKVYVQSAPEYRRLPTDILGLFTPNDKGEMVPYSSFLSLEQKQGANEITRYNAYTSSVINVLPGDGYTTGDAIDAIREVAKNLPKGFEVGWEGLSYDEASRGNEAIFIFIVVIVFVYLVLSAQYESFIIPFSVIFSLPPGIFGSFFLLRLLGLANDIYAQIGMIMLIGLLGKNAVLIVEFARQRQESGLSVFDAALEGAKARFRPILMTSFAFVAGLIPLVVATGPGAIANHTIGACALGGMLFGTVFGVIVVPGLYIIFANIAKGKNLIYHEDNMPLSESDRMYETSELERKKSRKGKK; encoded by the coding sequence ATGTTTACAAAATTTCTCCAGAGACCCGTTCTCGCCATAGTTATATCCGTACTAGTTGTGTTCGTCGGATTAATTTCGATTAAGAACATACCAGTCTCACAATTCCCTGAAATTGCACCTCCTCGTGTAACGATTACTCTATCATTTCCAGGTGCCAGTGCACAAGTATTAGTCCAATCTACGATAACAACATTGGAACAAGCTATCAACGGGGTTGCAGGAATGAGATATATGATTTCTTCCTCCACAAGTTCTGGAGATGCAATCATACAAGTTTTATTCGATCCTGGAACAAATCCAAATGATGCCTTAGTACAAGTGAAAACTAGGGTAGACCAAATGATGTATCGTGTGCCAGAACTCGTACGTTTGGAAGGTATATTTGTCCAACCTGTCCAACCAAGTATGTTATTGTATGTAAACTTATACAGTAAAGATCCAAATGCGAGTGAGAAGTTTTTATACAACTATGCGACAGTGTTTTTACTACCTGAATTAAAAAGGATTCATGGTATCGGACAAGCTAAGATCTTAGGAACAAGACAATATGCGATGCGCGTTTGGTTAAATCCAGATAGAATGCGTGCTTATAATGTGACAACTGCTGAAGTGATGAAGGCAATTGAAGACCAAAGTATCATTGCTAGACCTGGAAGACTTGGCCAAAGTTCTGGAAAACAAGCACAATCATTAGAATACACTCTCACTTACGAAGGTTGGTTTAACGAACCTGGCCAATATGAGAATATCATCATCCGTGCTAAAAATGGTGGTGAGTTACTTTACCTCAAAGATATTTCAAAGGTTGAACTTGATAGTGAGTTTTACAATATTTACTCCGATGTGGACGGACATCCTGCAGCGGCGATTATGTTCAAACAAACGGAAGGCAGTAATGCCAAAGTTGTAATTGAAGACATCAAAGCAAAACTTGAAGAGTTAAAACAAACTTTTCCACCAGAAATGGATTACAAATTAAGTTATGATGTATCGAACTTTATCGATGCAGCCATCGAAAAAGTAATTCATACATTAGTAGAAGCCTTTGTTTTAGTAGCCATTGTTGTCTTTATCTTTTTGGGAGATTGGCGCTCGACGTTAATTCCTATCATTGCAGTTCCAGTATCCCTCATCGGTGCCTTTTCCTTTATGATGGCATTGGGACTTACCATTAACCTAATCACTTTGTTTGCGATGGTTCTTGCGATCGGTATTGTGGTGGATGACGCCATTGTTGTTGTGGAAGCAGTCCATGCGAAAATGGCCGAAGACCATTTGAGTGTTTATTTATCCGTTAAAGCAGTATTAGGCGAAATTAGTGGCGCCGTAATTGCGATTACTTTACTCATGACAGCAGTATTTGTGCCTGTTACATTTTTACCAGGTCCTGTTGGGGTATTTTATCGTCAGTTTGCGATCACAATGGCCACTTCAATTGTGCTTTCTGGAATTGTCGCTTTAACATTAACGCCTGTCTTAACGGCGATGATTTTAAAACCTCATACTCATAACAAAAAATCACATAACCCAATTGATCTATTCTTAGAGAAATTCAATTTTTACTTTGAGATCCTCACAGAAAAATATGTGAGCCTAATGCACAAATTTTCAGGTTCGAAGGTATTTATTGTTTCCTTACTACTCTTCTTTGCGGTTGGTTTTGTTTTCTTATCGCAGTTGGTGCCTGCAGGGTTTGTGCCCGGTGAAGACCAAGGTATGATCTACGCTGTGATCCAAACACCACCGGGATCAACCATTGAAAAAACAAATGATGTCGCAAGAAAACTCCAAGAGATTGCTTTAAAAATTGAAGGTGTTGATTCGGTCGCATCACTTGCGGGATACGAAATCTTAACAGAAGGTGAAGGATCCAACGCAGGAACATGTCTCATCAGTTTAAAAGATTGGTCGGAAAGAAAAAACTCAGTTCATGATGTAATGGAAGAGCTAGAGCACAAAACTAAGAATTTTGGTGCCATTATCGAATTCTTTGAACCACCAGCAGTTCCTGGATTTGGTGCAGCAGGTGGAGTTATGTTTCGATTATTGGATAAAACCAATAGTGGAGATTACACTGCCTTCGATAAAGTTCACGTAGAGTTTATGGAAGAGTTAAAAAAACGTGAAGAACTAACAGGTCTTTTCTCTTTTTACTCAGCAAAATTTCCACAATTGGAAGTGAAACTTGATCGAAAACTTGCGATGCAAAAAGGCGTCAACATTGGTGATGCAATGGACAACTTGGACATCCTCGTTGGTAGTACGTATGAACAAGGATTTATTCGCTTCAATCAATTCTTCAAAGTATACGTTCAATCAGCACCTGAATACCGAAGATTACCAACTGATATCCTAGGTTTATTTACTCCGAATGACAAAGGAGAAATGGTACCATATTCTTCCTTTTTGTCCCTCGAACAAAAACAAGGTGCCAATGAGATCACAAGGTACAATGCTTATACATCTTCCGTAATCAACGTTTTACCTGGCGATGGTTACACAACTGGTGATGCCATTGATGCAATTAGAGAAGTAGCTAAAAATCTTCCAAAAGGATTTGAAGTAGGTTGGGAAGGACTTTCTTATGATGAAGCCTCTCGCGGAAATGAAGCCATATTCATTTTCATAGTTGTGATTGTGTTCGTATACCTCGTGTTATCTGCACAATATGAAAGTTTCATTATTCCTTTCTCAGTTATTTTTTCACTCCCTCCGGGAATCTTTGGTTCCTTCTTCTTGTTACGATTGTTAGGTCTAGCTAATGACATTTATGCCCAGATTGGTATGATCATGTTAATTGGATTACTTGGTAAAAACGCCGTATTGATCGTAGAGTTTGCAAGGCAAAGACAAGAATCAGGACTTAGTGTGTTTGATGCAGCGTTAGAAGGAGCAAAAGCAAGGTTTAGACCAATTTTGATGACTTCATTTGCCTTCGTAGCTGGTTTGATTCCTCTTGTTGTAGCAACAGGTCCAGGTGCGATTGCCAATCATACGATTGGTGCCTGTGCATTGGGTGGTATGTTATTTGGAACTGTCTTTGGAGTCATCGTAGTGCCCGGACTCTACATTATCTTTGCAAACATAGCTAAAGGCAAAAATCTAATTTACCATGAAGACAACATGCCACTATCAGAGTCAGACAGAATGTATGAAACTTCTGAATTGGAACGTAAAAAATCCAGGAAAGGAAAAAAATAA
- a CDS encoding zinc-binding dehydrogenase, with translation MIDRVYSFEETNEAMLYVETGRSKGKVVVKVI, from the coding sequence GTGATTGATCGTGTTTATTCCTTTGAAGAAACCAACGAGGCAATGTTATATGTAGAGACTGGTCGCAGTAAGGGGAAAGTAGTCGTAAAAGTGATATAG